The genomic interval cttttattattttagaggTAGAAATTCATTCTTTATAACCTGCTGGCTCAGATCCATGATGATCTGAGGTTAAAGCAGATCTTTAGAGGTTGATGAAGACAATTTGCTAATTAAATTGATGGACTAGGAATTTCACCTGTCGAACCCTTTCCTCACAACAACACTTGCAAGCTAATAACAAGTCAACGCAGATTTTATCATCGTCGGTTTAATGGTAGgagagaaaatatatatcttaGAGAAGTGACTGAAAACTCAGacataattatattaatcTTGTTTGATAAAACTTAACACATAATAATATATAGCTGTCAGTCGACCAAACATAATTTATGCACTTCATTTTCGATTGCTatatcctatatatatatatactaattccTAATGCCTGCTTCTCAAccagctatatatatacatagctCTATGCTGGTGGAGGTATCAATAGTTGCTTCAAAGTTCCTCCAGTACACAACCAAGCCAGTTGAACGGCACGTTGGTTATCTATTTAGTTACAAGCACAACCGCAAGAAACTAAAAACTGAGGCTGACATCTTAATTGGTATAAAAGATACTTTAAAGGAGAGCATTGCTAGGGATGAAGCAAATGGTAAAGTAATAAGACCTGATACCATGAAGCTGCTTAAAAGAATGGAGGATATCATTGGACAATATGAACAAGACACGGGACAATATGAACAAGCCAATCGGGACGCAAACACCAAGTGTCTACTCCGGTGCTGTCCTAACCCAGCTGTCCACTATCAGCTAAGCAAGAAATCGAAAAAGTTGTTGAAGCTGTTGATGAAACTGTTGATGGAACTATATAAGGAGGACTTGACAAACATTTCCTTCCCTGTTCCCGTACCGCATATGAGTAAGGCATCTACCGGGGATAACAAGGCTTTTGAATCCAGGAGTGCAATTTTGCAGGAAATCATAAATGAATTGGCAAATCCTGAAACCCTTCGAATTGGAGTGCATGGTACTCAAGGTATTGGGAAGACCACATTTGCTCAAGAAATTTACAGGCGAGCCAAGAATGAAGAGGAGAAGGACAGGTTATTTGATGATGTGGCTATGGTACTAAATTTGAATGAAAATCCGGACACTCAGATAATTCAGAAGGAAATTGCTGAAATGCTAGGTTTAGCTTTCTCTGAAAACCATGACTCAAGACTAAGAGCGCAGTGTCTAACCAACAGGATAAAGGGGCACAAGGTTCTCATCATTTTAGATGGTATTCTGAACGAAATTGATCTGGAAAATCTGGGAATTTCAAGTATGCCAACTTGTAAAGTATTGTTGACATCTACAAGTCGTGAAGTACTATCCACTATCATGGGTATAGAAAAAGATTTTAAACTTACCGCGTTAACAGAAGATGAAAGTTGGCAATTATTTGAGAGGACAGTAGGTGATCGTGTTGTTGCTGATCGCAGCATACAATCCGAAGCGAAGCGAGTAgccaaaacatgtggaggctTTCCAGGCTTGATTGTAAAACTGGGGCGCATTATGAAGAATCGAACTACCTTACCTGCATGGAGAGATGCCTTGAAACACATGGAGACATTTGATCATATTACTCCAATAGATAGCTGGACAGCAATCGAATACCGGGTTAAAATTCTAGAGTGGAGTTACGTGGACTATGAGATACACTCACCCGCACAAGTCGGGCTTATAATGGAAAATGAGTCTGGTCTTCTGCAACCTTTCTTGGATAGCAAGGTACGTATGTTCCTTAATTGATTTCATTTTGACCTgctttttaatatatatcatCACTTCACTAGGATTCCTTTTAGATATTTAAAAGCATTCTTTACTATAGTTAACCATACTCATATATAAACCTCAGCATGTAACTATGTTTAAGCTACTCTAATAAACTCATTCTTCACTAGAATATGCTACATATGTATAAGCAACTGACAACAAAAAGCGCATGGTTGTTATCAGTTGTGTATATTTTGGTTTAAGATATGACAGGTTGATAATTCACATTGCCATCTTCTAAACATTTGTGTATTACAGGTTGAGTTACCCAACATAACAAGATTGGTGATTCGTAATTGCCGTTCAACGTTCTTGTTGATACCTTCTGTGGCTAGAGCCCTTGTGCAACTGAAACGTTTAGAGATACATGACTGTGACATCATGGAAGAAATCGTGGAGACTCAGGAGGTTGGTAATGAAATTACCGGTAAGATGTTTAGTAAGCTAAATTATCTAAAGATCATAGATCTTCCAAGGCTCCGCAGATTTTGCTTAGGAAGCAATATTGAATTTCCATCACTGGAAGAACTTCAAATTAAGGGATGTAAAGAGATGGAGAACTTCATCCATGATCCGTCGAGTGAAAATGTTACAGGATATAAAGTAAATGAAGTGAGTACCTCTAAGAATCTGCAGATTGCTGAACAATGCTTTCTCTTTGACGAAaaggtaaatatatataccgcaTTTGCACCATCTTATTCTTTTCTGTTTTCACTTTATATTGTATATCTCCTTTGCGTCTATTTgattgaaataaaaatatttcctTATTCACTTGCAGGTAAGAATTCctaaagtgaagaaattattCCTCCATGGCTTCGATAAATTGACGAGGATATGGCGCAGCCAACTTGTTGCCCGGAATTCATTTGGCAGTGTCAAAGAACTTGAAGTTAGAGGTTGCCCGAGGCTAACCGAGATATTTCCGCCTCGTGATAACTTTCTTGTTAATCTTACCTTGATGAATGTGGAGCGGTGTCATTGTTTGAAAACTATATTTCCTTCCTCAGTGGCTAGATATGATCTTAAACTGCTGGAGAAGATGTTCGTGAAGAACTGTGCAGAAATGGAGGAAATTGTTTCAAacgaaaatgaaacaaaagcaGTGCAACAGTTGGTTTTCCCAAAATTGGTATTGTTGTGGTTTAAGGATGCTCCCAAACTGAAGGGCTTCTATCAGGGAAGGCATACTAAACTCATTTGGCCGGCACTTCGGGACTTCAGGATAGTTGGGTGTCCCCAGTTAACGGATGACATATGCCAGACCACATTTAACAGAGTTCCTACAAAAGCATTTTCACATCGGGGATGGACTTGATGAGCTTGATTGAGTTGGACGTATTGTACATGAACTGTGTGTTTTTTCCCCCCTATTGTGAGTACATGAAGGCGACGCAATCACGTTATGTAACAGAtctcatttctcatttctccACCATTCAAAAGCCTGTTTTGGTAGAAGTCTTTGTTCCCAGTTAGGTTCAATAGTTCTTGGATTCGGGTCACTGAGCACACCTTGTAAGAAACATAATTCCGATTCTGTTAGGAACTTTCATCAAAGTGAGGCATTTTCCTACTATGATAGTGTGATGGTTTCTTTTTTGAGGGAGCTAAGCTGCTAAAGTAGCAGCAAGACTAGGCCGAAATTGACTTAAAGCGGTGTGACGAAAGGAGGCAACTAACAGTGTAGAACGACTAATTTCACTCCTGCGAAATAGTTTCCACCACCACATCCCTTCTATTTTATATGCTTcacttacaaaaaaaaaaaaggataggCTCACTTAAGGACCTTGAGTTATTGCACAAAAATTTGGTTGATGGAAGTTCATCCCCTTTTACAACTTATTGTGCCTAAAATCAAATTACAAATTTTGGTTGATTATCAGTTTATGGATTAAGCACATCTAACAACATTTTCTAAAACATGCATCACCTAGTTCTTCCATTGACATGGGCAActtttttctgatgctagCAACCCAATTGCTGCAATTGGATAGTTGGATTCGCTCAAAATTCAATGAGCCAAAAGAGGTAACAAAATATATAGAAATCAACCAAATTGGATGGTAAACAAACAATTGTCCTCATCAGTTAACCTAATTTCATTTCAATACATCAATACATTTCAGACAATGCCTCAACAAAGAACATGACAGTGCCAAAGAAGAGCAAGAAACTGGTAATGCCGCGCAACTAAGACGCATGCTGGCAATGAAGAAGTAAAGCATATGTCTAAGATTTATATGTACAACCTGTATAAATAAACC from Argentina anserina chromosome 2, drPotAnse1.1, whole genome shotgun sequence carries:
- the LOC126785345 gene encoding probable disease resistance protein At1g12290; its protein translation is MLVEVSIVASKFLQYTTKPVERHVGYLFSYKHNRKKLKTEADILIGIKDTLKESIARDEANGKVIRPDTMKLLKRMEDIIGQYEQDTGQYEQANRDANTKCLLRCCPNPAVHYQLSKKSKKLLKLLMKLLMELYKEDLTNISFPVPVPHMSKASTGDNKAFESRSAILQEIINELANPETLRIGVHGTQGIGKTTFAQEIYRRAKNEEEKDRLFDDVAMVLNLNENPDTQIIQKEIAEMLGLAFSENHDSRLRAQCLTNRIKGHKVLIILDGILNEIDLENLGISSMPTCKVLLTSTSREVLSTIMGIEKDFKLTALTEDESWQLFERTVGDRVVADRSIQSEAKRVAKTCGGFPGLIVKLGRIMKNRTTLPAWRDALKHMETFDHITPIDSWTAIEYRVKILEWSYVDYEIHSPAQVGLIMENESGLLQPFLDSKVELPNITRLVIRNCRSTFLLIPSVARALVQLKRLEIHDCDIMEEIVETQEVGNEITGKMFSKLNYLKIIDLPRLRRFCLGSNIEFPSLEELQIKGCKEMENFIHDPSSENVTGYKVNEVSTSKNLQIAEQCFLFDEKVRIPKVKKLFLHGFDKLTRIWRSQLVARNSFGSVKELEVRGCPRLTEIFPPRDNFLVNLTLMNVERCHCLKTIFPSSVARYDLKLLEKMFVKNCAEMEEIVSNENETKAVQQLVFPKLVLLWFKDAPKLKGFYQGRHTKLIWPALRDFRIVGCPQLTDDICQTTFNRVPTKAFSHRGWT